The nucleotide sequence ATGGCAGTGGGAATCTAGTTTAATTAAACAAGTCATGTTTAAACTATCTTagtattttttatcttattaattTACACGTTTTTGCCGCTCATATAAATTGATTTCAGTTGCAAGGGACCAATTTATAGTTTAGTTGGCTAAAAGCACTTACTTTTCACCCGAACTCTTGTGTTCGAATCCACCACTATCTATCACTTGTAtcaacattaaaaataaaataaaaagcataTTCTTTTGGTTCATGGTgcattttgatattttaattcTTATTTACAACGATACAGAGTTGATATAATAaggttcaaattttaattaCCATTTTCATACCAATATTTGGATATATAATTCAGAAAatagtggtttttttttttttttttgataaaagaTACAATATTACTGAGAATAAGGAACCATAACAAGAGGATAGCAGAATAAAAGACAGTGAACCTTGAAAAGGCCTTGCTAGGGCTGCCAACTCAGAATCAAGGAAAGAATGGGCCACCAAATACATCAAATGACAAATACTAGAAGGAAAACTACGTAACACTATCCTCTAACAAGACATCTACAACTAAATCTGGAGGTTCCTCAAACCAAATCACCTCCTGTTGCAATCCAATTCCAGCTCGTGCAAGTCAATGGGCCACTTGATTGGTTTCTCTTTGgaccaacaggatcctctccggatccttttggtgaggattcTGAGAATCTGTAAATCGTGTCCGTTTATcatatatcgtgcgatcagtttttgtcaagtactttttgcatttaattttaaataaaaatatttaaaatgatttctaaccgtacgatgtacgataaacgagaTAAGATTCacggatcctcacaaagaggatccagattcctctttgcatatgGCTGAATCGTGCATTTGATAACCCttgtaagaccatctccaaccaaagggtCCAAAGGGCCGAAAAATGGCCCAAAAACTGTCTTTAATTGAGGGccaggccaaagggctcgtggaCCCCACTGGATAAAAAAAGGCCAACTAgctgttattttttatttaaatttctttttaacaaaattttttgaatttttttttaaattctatttttttcctataacttcctaagccattaaacaacattaaattaaattaagtaacatgaaataacactaaacaatatgaaacaacattaaacaacattaaccaacataaaaattatacaacataaaaaaaatatttaacagtatgaaacttaaacaacatttttaaaaacatttaacaacataaaacttaaatgcctactccatgcttcttttggcacAAAGACGTGCAACAAAATCCTGTTGTAGctacttgtttgtggcacggGAACTTATCATCCTATAGCacctcatgtactcatttataaagatactaccagttcttggattgaaaggcaaattaggtccatcatatatttttgcacaagcccttcttgacctatttggatcctcTTGGTCGTCATccgactctccatcaatatacccatttaagttgttgtagtttttaaatttaaataataaattatgtttggtcatatggccctcagttggagacggtttCTTGTGACAAGACTAAAATgagccctatgaccctttgacccttggttggagatgggaAATATGGCTAtgcactattcattaaaatattaatttcttggagggccagatggCTAAAATGAGCCATCTGGCactccttcggttggagatggtctaagcaATCCCCTATATCATTAATAATTGGTTCCACTCCTTTTGCATGGCTGCCATGGCCACGATAGTCTCTCTCTCAAAAtgcaacccccccccccccaaaaaaaaaaaaacaaaaaacaaaaaatctccAGCAAGATGGTCATCAGGAAATAGTAGATAGTAAAGCTCATTATTCTCAATCGGATCACATGTCCTATTTGTGCAATATAATACACAATTGAGAACAAGGAGTGAAATCTATATCGAACACACGCAATTGTGCTCTTAAAGTTACAAGTCCTTCGTACGCTTGATGATGAAAGACATGAGTTTTTCATATAACCGAAGTGGTAGTAAAATATCTCAAGGTGGATAGTAGGTGTTTTGTGAGCAAGAAAAAGTATTAATGATAGGGTCctaaattttctatttttcattaTTAATTACTAGCCAAAACATTCTTTTAGTATTAAGGATATTTGTAGCTCAATAGAACAATAATCCGTTGTAGTCTAGTTGGTCAGGATACTCGGCTCTCACCCGAGAGACCCGGGTTCAAGTCCCGGCAACGGAAtaacctttttgttttttggtttcccTACTATTTTTCCATTTGCACCTGTTCTTTCAGAGTCTTCACATTCCTCATCAACTTTCCATCCAAAAGACATAAAAGTTGAAAACATTTACAGCCGGCCGTACCAACAAAAATATTCTACATAACATTCAGGCCTTTCCATCTCCAACACATTATTTTTTACATAAATTGCTAAAGCTAGAAGCCTGGACCGGTGAATCAGCAGTGTCGTGTAATGCAATGATGACGTATCTGTTTTGTGAACGGGCACTTGGGAAACGGATGGACAAACTCAACACTCAAAAATCCATCCAAAACTGCTTGGTAACTAGATTCTCCTTCCGTTGCCCATTATGAGTTGGGCAGACTATACTCTTCATGGCTAAGGGCTGAAGAAAGAATCGCCTTCCATCCGCAAGGACTTCTCACTCTATCAGTCTAGATCATCCTAACTCCTCGGGTAATCATAAACGAGGCCTTCTGCAACACTTCTTGCCCTTGCATGACCATGTAGTTTGCTCACAATAGCTAACGCAAAGTCTGTGACGGTAGAAAGTCCTCTGCTTGTAATCAGTTTACCATCGATAACTACTTTGGTGCCATTTATCACTTCATTTGTGAGTTTGCTTACAATGGAAGGATGAGCGGTGGCTTTCTTACCCTATATTTTGCAAAGAAAGCATAAGGaatcatataagcaaaaaataaacattaaaaatatagaagaaagaaaagaaaattttatggTACCTTCAATAAGCCTTGTTTATGTAGGATTGCTGGCGACGAACAGACCGCTCCATATACTCTTCCAGCTAGTTCTTGTTCTTTGAGGAGGTTCTTTAGAATCCTAGATTTGCTTAGCCGCTCAGCCCCAGCATTTCCTCCCTGTCAGAAGGAACCAGAACCGTTGAATGGTCTACTTTGTAACAGggaaatatctttttttttttgtcacacagttaccaacaaaacaaaagcgtATATAAATGCAACAGTACTTAAGAAGTGCCTATCTATCTAATACTGAATACGTATATACACCTCTACAACCCATTTCAGGAATTAATAATTCTACattttgctttttcattttgATTCTGCACTGCACAACGCTAAAGATAAATACCATCACCAAAGTCAGAATTCAGTATTTACGCTTCACAACTTAATCTTAGATCTTGATAGTTTGTTTAAGAACATAAGAAAGATAAATGTATCACTAACTATTCAGTTTGTCTCACCGGAAGAATGATTAAGTCGTATGTTGACTCTGCAGCAACACCAATCAACTTGTCAGCAATGATTTTGGTGCCTTGAGATCCTAAAATCCGCACAGATTTTTCAACTGAAGCAACTATAACATCCACATGTGCTCGTCTCAGAATATCTACAATAGTTACTACTTCAATATCTTCGGATCCATTTGCAACTGGAATCAGAACCTGCATGACAATAGAATGATAAAAAGCTTCTTACGCCAAAAGAGGGAAACACAGAGAAATAGAATGACAGGCAGAGGATACTATGTAATAAAAAAATCTAGACAGTTCAtgaccaaaataaataaatgtaggcAGTCAAGTAAAAGTGTAATCAGAAATGTGAACCGGGTTAAGAGTCAAAGGAAAAGAGCGCAGAGGTGAATTGTTATCCAAAACATATTTTCTTGTTAATCATAATGagcatttcaaaattttttagaTGGCAAAGAAATTTGAAGTTCATATACGTTATTTGTAGAGGAGGCTGTTCTGCATCCAATCGAATTGCATGTCTATAGATCAAGGTTACAAAAGATTAGTCATGAagcagaaataaaagaaacttaCTCGAGGGATGTGATCAAAAGACCATTCAACGTCATTAAACTCCTCCTTTTTAGATTTCTCATCATCAGGACAGATCAACTAATACAAGAGGTGCAGAGTATTAGCTCAAAGCTATCACAAAAAAGGTATTACGACACtgaaaatgagaaggaaataCCATAGAAATACAAAGAACCTGAAAAGGAACATCTTTATTAGATGAAGAAAACCATAGTTTACGCAGGCTTTTCCTAGAGACAGTCTGACAAAGGATGGAGTTTTTTGgataaaagaattgcaaagttGATACAATGACTTCACAGACATGAATGCTCACTCAAACGCTTGTATAATGAACAAAAAAATGAGACAGGATTTTACTGAGCATCTATGTCAAGAATCAAGCTAAAGCATGAGTTGGGACACACTAACATTACACTATTACAGTAGTAGGGCTCACCACTCACCAGCGATTCTCCAATTTCCTTGGCAATGGATTCCCCAAATAGCTGTTCTACTAGGCAAAGGGCAAACCCATAAGAAGTTCCAGGGCCACGGCTTGTTGTGAGTCCTCCTGACACCTGAATGTTTGATTTGACTGCCCAGAACGTCGGAAGCTTGTGCATGAATGCAGGGTGGCAAGTAGTCTTGCATAACACACTAACAACCATTAGCCGGAAAAACCACACTGaaattgacaaaattttgaaaatttaacCAACAACCCACCTGCCTTCTCTTTAAAAGACCCCATGGCAGAAGTGTTACTGCCGGAGCAGCACATATGGCTCCATATAACCTACTTTCCTCAGCCTGCTTTCTTGTAATTTCCTGGAGTGCTGCACAGTCTCTTAGCCTCACTGATCCCGGCATTCCTCCCTTAAATACACATAAAAATCATCAGTGGATGCTATAAGTTGTCAAACTTAAACACAAGACCATCACCGAACTTTCTAATATATTGATCTAGTCAATTGAAAGGCAAAAGTTCAGGCGTGCAAACGAATCGCAAGAATTCCAAAATAACACCTCCAGAATCCAGAATACCTTGTGCCTACAATTTGTATTGCTTCAAACTATAGATGCACACTATTACACTTCTTTTAAACTTTCTCTAGCtcgaaaattaaaagaagacaaCTTTCTGTGGCTCTCATTCTTGTTTAAAAAACTTTGGTTGCTTTAGTAATAAGTTTCATCATGCACGGTATCCCCATAACCAGTAACTACGAATGGTTaacaatctcaatgaccaatTTACGTGTATGTACCGCATTTTATCACTAGTTCATTACTTAATAAACTAGAAATTCATGAAACGTAAAGGTCAAGAACAACTAACCGGCAAAGCCACAAGATCAAAAATTTGATCGGAACACGAGGAAATGGAGGTGTCAGCAACCAGTTTAGTACCGCAAGAAGCTTCAATCTGGAGCTGCGGCTCCACGGAGGCCACGGTAACATCAGCACCAGCTCGGCGCAGAACATCAACTATAATGACAGCTTCCATTTCTTCCGTCCCATACCCAATTGGAACCAGAACCTGCGCAtaatacacaaaaaaaaaaaaactaaaaaaattcatctctctctcacttaaAGTTCCGTTTGGTTTCCGAGAACGTAAAGATCACAAACCCAAcaacccatttttttcaaagtttccatttttctcatccattttctcagcaaccaaacaacaTTGACGGAAAAGCTAATGTGGGTATTGCGAAAAGACCTTCTTGGGAGGCACCGAAATTGGGTTTGTTGTTGCTGTTGCGGAGAGGGTTTTAGTGGGTTTTGCAGAGTGTATTGAAGTAGGTGTTCTTCTCTGTGCAGAGGCCATGGAGGTGAATGAGAACGAAGGAAGAGTGGCTGCAGAGGCAGCCATTGAAGCGAGCTTCGGATAGCTGAATTTCACAGCGGTCGGTGAGAGAACCGGAGACAGAGACTCCATTGAGGCAAATCGGAGTTTCGGTTGAAGGCGCAAAATGGACCTTATCTGAGTTCTATCGGATTCTCTTTCTTGGTCCCGAGACTTGGGTCAGCACACTATACGGCGCCGTTTAGCAAAAACTATTTATTTCCATAATTAAATTCTTAGAGCATCTCCCCGTTGGTGGAGGAA is from Malus sylvestris chromosome 5, drMalSylv7.2, whole genome shotgun sequence and encodes:
- the LOC126621988 gene encoding protein DJ-1 homolog C → MESLSPVLSPTAVKFSYPKLASMAASAATLPSFSFTSMASAQRRTPTSIHSAKPTKTLSATATTNPISVPPKKVLVPIGYGTEEMEAVIIVDVLRRAGADVTVASVEPQLQIEASCGTKLVADTSISSCSDQIFDLVALPGGMPGSVRLRDCAALQEITRKQAEESRLYGAICAAPAVTLLPWGLLKRRQTTCHPAFMHKLPTFWAVKSNIQVSGGLTTSRGPGTSYGFALCLVEQLFGESIAKEIGESLLICPDDEKSKKEEFNDVEWSFDHIPRVLIPVANGSEDIEVVTIVDILRRAHVDVIVASVEKSVRILGSQGTKIIADKLIGVAAESTYDLIILPGGNAGAERLSKSRILKNLLKEQELAGRVYGAVCSSPAILHKQGLLKGKKATAHPSIVSKLTNEVINGTKVVIDGKLITSRGLSTVTDFALAIVSKLHGHARARSVAEGLVYDYPRS